The Elusimicrobiota bacterium genome includes a region encoding these proteins:
- the rplB gene encoding 50S ribosomal protein L2 yields MALKTFKPYTPSRRSMSVEDFSWLSKKAPEKKLLRALPKTGGRNNTGQIMVRHIGGRHQRRYRLIDFKRDNWGVPGRVVSVEYDPNRTSRIALVYFSNGDKRYIIHAEGLKVNDRVMSGPEAEIKIGNALPLSAMPEGSVIHNIELVPGKGGQIVRSAGGAAQLMAKEREFCQVRLPSGEIRLIPSSCTATIGQVGNLEHENLSLGNAGRSRHRGIRPTVRGTAMNSVDHPHGGGRGRSKGNNQPRSPWNQPAKGYKTRTRHQTDWLIVRDRRASKAVVSAA; encoded by the coding sequence ATGGCCTTGAAGACATTTAAACCCTATACCCCTTCTCGCCGAAGCATGAGCGTTGAAGATTTTTCGTGGCTTTCAAAAAAAGCTCCGGAAAAGAAGCTTTTAAGAGCGCTGCCCAAAACGGGGGGGCGTAACAACACTGGTCAAATTATGGTTCGCCATATTGGCGGGCGTCATCAAAGACGTTATCGTTTGATCGATTTTAAAAGAGATAATTGGGGTGTTCCTGGCCGTGTTGTGTCAGTGGAGTATGACCCCAATCGAACTTCGCGCATTGCGCTAGTTTATTTTTCAAACGGTGATAAACGCTACATCATTCACGCTGAAGGCCTAAAAGTAAATGATCGCGTTATGTCAGGTCCTGAGGCAGAAATTAAAATTGGAAATGCCCTTCCTTTGTCGGCCATGCCGGAAGGGTCAGTGATCCACAATATTGAGCTTGTTCCCGGTAAAGGTGGACAAATTGTGCGTTCAGCTGGTGGAGCTGCGCAATTGATGGCCAAAGAGAGAGAGTTTTGTCAGGTTCGCCTTCCTTCAGGGGAGATTCGTTTGATTCCTTCCAGTTGTACAGCCACGATTGGGCAGGTTGGTAATTTGGAGCATGAAAATTTGTCATTGGGAAATGCGGGGCGTTCACGTCATCGAGGCATTCGCCCCACTGTTCGCGGAACTGCTATGAATTCAGTGGACCATCCGCACGGAGGAGGACGGGGTCGATCGAAAGGAAACAATCAGCCCAGATCTCCTTGGAATCAGCCTGCCAAAGGTTATAAGACGAGAACCAGGCATCAAACGGATTGGTTGATTGTTCGTGATCGCCGTGCCAGCAAAGCCGTTGTTTCAGCAGCATGA
- the rplW gene encoding 50S ribosomal protein L23 — translation MSINILRRPLVTEKSTRIREKNGYVIEVDPSASKGQIRSAIESRFKVNVLSIKTTKIVGKFRRRTGPVGGYQPDRKKAIIQVKQGQQINWEEVA, via the coding sequence ATGTCAATTAATATCCTACGTCGTCCTCTGGTTACAGAAAAATCCACCCGAATTCGAGAGAAAAATGGGTACGTGATTGAGGTGGATCCTTCAGCCAGCAAGGGGCAAATTCGCTCAGCGATCGAATCACGGTTTAAAGTCAACGTTCTCAGTATAAAAACCACAAAGATCGTTGGGAAATTCAGGCGGAGAACAGGCCCTGTGGGTGGGTATCAACCCGATCGCAAAAAGGCAATTATTCAAGTTAAACAGGGACAACAGATCAACTGGGAAGAGGTGGCATAA
- the rplD gene encoding 50S ribosomal protein L4 has protein sequence MELKVIDNSGKESGNVTFDEALVATKTSPALLHEVVVAYQAGLRSGTHSVKTRAMVSGGGLKPWKQKGTGNARAGSTRSPLWRKGGIIFGPVNRDYSQDLPKQKKQIAFKMALRGLLQDNRIQVVDPINLSEVKTKNVATVYSKWKAPTNSFLLVEKIDPAFDRASRNISHVQVTDVASFNTYDCLRARRVFITKAGLEKLVARVQGKTEKSNVN, from the coding sequence ATGGAACTTAAAGTTATTGATAATTCAGGTAAGGAATCAGGCAACGTCACTTTTGACGAGGCTTTGGTTGCTACAAAAACATCGCCAGCGCTTCTCCATGAAGTGGTGGTCGCCTACCAAGCTGGTTTAAGGTCCGGAACCCATTCCGTTAAAACGCGAGCCATGGTATCGGGTGGAGGCTTAAAACCATGGAAACAGAAAGGGACGGGTAATGCTCGCGCTGGTTCAACTCGTTCACCCTTGTGGAGGAAAGGCGGAATTATATTTGGGCCCGTGAATCGAGACTATAGCCAAGATCTTCCAAAACAGAAAAAACAAATCGCCTTCAAAATGGCCCTCCGCGGACTCCTTCAGGACAACAGAATTCAAGTTGTTGATCCCATCAACCTCTCCGAAGTAAAAACAAAAAATGTAGCCACAGTTTATTCCAAATGGAAAGCACCCACGAACTCTTTCTTGTTGGTTGAAAAAATCGATCCTGCTTTCGATCGGGCTTCTAGAAATATTTCTCATGTGCAGGTCACGGACGTGGCCTCATTTAACACCTATGATTGTTTGCGCGCGAGGCGCGTGTTTATAACAAAAGCGGGTCTTGAGAAGTTGGTCGCTCGCGTACAGGGAAAAACGGAAAAATCCAATGTCAATTAA
- the rplC gene encoding 50S ribosomal protein L3, with translation MGQEAKMTNEQPVSDSSAPQVETAPLKGIVGTKIGMTRIFLENSDMVPVTVISTEGNIVTQIKTKEKDGYSAVQVGYGDVAEKKLSKAEAQHLSKKGLPLKRWLREFHVSDSGAFKVGQPVPANVFSKGEMVQVSGLTRGKGYAGVMKRHGFAGLPHSHGNGEYRRHPGSNGAQGPQHVLPGTRKPGRMGHVWSTVPKIEIVDVDTEKNLILLRGSVPGPNGNFVVLKPTSRAVKISSQPKQQAKPKAKK, from the coding sequence ATGGGACAAGAAGCGAAAATGACAAATGAACAACCTGTGAGCGATAGTTCTGCTCCACAAGTGGAAACAGCTCCGCTCAAGGGTATCGTTGGAACCAAGATTGGGATGACAAGAATTTTTCTTGAGAATTCCGATATGGTCCCTGTGACTGTTATTTCCACCGAAGGAAATATTGTTACCCAAATTAAAACAAAAGAAAAAGATGGGTACAGTGCAGTGCAAGTTGGTTATGGTGATGTGGCAGAAAAGAAATTAAGCAAAGCTGAGGCTCAACATTTGTCCAAAAAAGGACTCCCGCTTAAGCGATGGTTACGTGAATTCCACGTGAGCGATTCAGGTGCATTTAAAGTGGGGCAACCTGTTCCCGCCAACGTTTTTTCGAAAGGAGAAATGGTCCAGGTTTCTGGTCTGACACGGGGGAAGGGTTACGCTGGAGTTATGAAACGGCATGGATTCGCGGGTCTTCCGCACAGCCATGGAAATGGTGAATACCGGCGCCATCCTGGTTCGAATGGTGCCCAAGGGCCGCAACATGTCCTTCCCGGAACAAGGAAACCCGGTCGGATGGGACACGTTTGGTCGACTGTCCCAAAAATTGAAATTGTTGATGTTGACACTGAAAAGAATTTGATACTTCTCCGAGGGTCCGTTCCAGGGCCCAACGGGAATTTCGTTGTGCTTAAGCCTACGAGCCGCGCGGTTAAGATTTCATCCCAACCCAAGCAGCAAGCGAAGCCGAAAGCCAAAAAGTAA
- the rpsJ gene encoding 30S ribosomal protein S10, whose product MSDRAAASLDMQRIRIKLRGYDYRMLDDSLAKIVDTVQRTGANLSGPVLLPTTIKKYTVLRSPHTDKKSREQFEMRIHKRLVDIVEPTARTVEELRKLDLPAGVDVSIQLPRIDF is encoded by the coding sequence ATGTCAGATAGAGCCGCAGCAAGCTTAGATATGCAAAGAATTCGCATCAAATTGCGGGGGTATGATTACCGGATGTTGGATGATTCCCTCGCGAAAATCGTGGATACGGTCCAACGAACGGGAGCCAATTTGTCTGGGCCGGTCCTCTTGCCAACCACCATCAAAAAATATACAGTGCTGCGCTCCCCCCACACCGATAAAAAATCCCGAGAGCAATTTGAAATGAGGATTCATAAACGTTTGGTGGACATTGTTGAGCCAACGGCGCGTACCGTCGAGGAACTGCGCAAGTTAGATTTGCCGGCAGGAGTGGATGTGTCAATCCAACTTCCAAGAATTGATTTTTAA
- the fusA gene encoding Elongation factor G produces MAKEPDKSLIRNIGIIAHIDAGKTTTTERILYYTGRIYKIGEVHEGNTVMDWMEQERERGITITSAATHCTWKECAYNIIDTPGHIDFTAEVQRSLRVLDGAVVLLDGSQGVEPQSETVWRQATEYKVPRLVFANKMDKLGADFYMCLNSLHEKLGANAVPIQLPIGIESSFKGLIDLVRMKALIWSGEELGAKFDEVEIPEDMVEQAKKYREGLIEKLADYDDELAHKYLDGKEISVDEINKVIRKATITGTFFPFLCGTSFKNKGVQPLLDAVNMYLPSPVESTTLHGADPDTGEPMTRQKTDNEPLTALAFKIQTDPHVGKLTFVRVYSGKLQGGTQVYNATTKMRERIGRILRMHADKREEVQEITAGNIGAVIGLKGVTTGQTLSDESKPMVIEPPKFPEPVISLAIEPKSQADQEKLAIALNRLAEEDPTFKIRTDQETGQTIISGMGELHLEILVDRMKREFNVVANIGKPQVAYRETIRKKVEQEGKYIKQSGGRGNYGHVWINVEPNQTGKGYEFVDKIKGGRIPKEYIPSVQKGLINALDSGVMAGYPVVDIIVTLFDGSFHEVDSNDMAFQIAASMAFKEGCKKASPVLLEPIMKIDVVTPKDYMGDVIGDLNRRRGRIEQVEDKGVIQYIHGFVPLSEMFGYATTIRSLSQGRASYSMEPSHYEEVPRNLAEELVATAKA; encoded by the coding sequence ATGGCCAAAGAACCAGACAAGTCCCTCATTAGAAACATCGGCATTATTGCTCACATTGATGCCGGAAAAACCACCACCACCGAACGTATTCTGTATTACACGGGACGAATCTATAAGATCGGCGAAGTCCATGAGGGAAACACCGTCATGGACTGGATGGAACAGGAGCGGGAACGAGGAATCACCATTACCTCCGCCGCCACCCATTGCACCTGGAAAGAATGCGCCTATAACATTATTGATACTCCTGGCCATATTGACTTTACGGCCGAGGTGCAAAGATCACTGCGCGTTTTGGATGGCGCTGTGGTTTTGCTCGACGGTTCACAAGGCGTTGAACCTCAGTCAGAAACAGTTTGGCGTCAGGCCACCGAGTATAAAGTGCCCCGACTTGTGTTCGCCAACAAAATGGACAAGTTGGGCGCTGATTTTTACATGTGCTTGAATTCACTTCATGAAAAATTAGGAGCGAATGCTGTTCCCATTCAGTTACCAATTGGGATTGAGTCTAGTTTTAAAGGTTTGATTGATTTGGTTCGAATGAAGGCCCTGATATGGTCAGGAGAAGAATTGGGGGCAAAATTTGATGAGGTTGAAATTCCGGAAGATATGGTTGAACAAGCCAAGAAATACCGTGAAGGCCTCATCGAAAAGTTGGCTGATTACGATGATGAATTGGCCCATAAATATCTGGACGGAAAAGAAATCTCTGTCGATGAAATTAACAAAGTCATTCGGAAAGCCACCATCACGGGAACATTCTTTCCATTCCTCTGCGGAACCTCTTTTAAAAATAAGGGGGTGCAACCTCTTTTGGATGCGGTGAACATGTATTTGCCTTCTCCGGTTGAATCAACGACACTTCATGGGGCAGATCCGGATACAGGCGAACCCATGACACGCCAAAAAACAGACAATGAACCATTGACGGCATTGGCATTTAAAATTCAAACAGATCCACACGTTGGAAAACTTACGTTTGTTCGAGTGTACTCGGGCAAGTTGCAAGGGGGCACGCAGGTCTATAATGCCACCACGAAAATGAGAGAAAGAATCGGACGCATCTTGCGTATGCATGCGGATAAACGAGAAGAAGTTCAGGAAATAACAGCCGGCAACATTGGAGCTGTGATTGGCTTGAAAGGAGTGACCACAGGTCAAACTCTTTCTGACGAATCCAAGCCGATGGTCATTGAGCCGCCAAAGTTTCCTGAACCAGTCATCTCTTTGGCCATTGAACCCAAATCACAGGCAGATCAAGAGAAGTTGGCCATCGCGCTCAATCGTTTGGCGGAAGAAGACCCCACATTTAAAATTAGAACCGATCAAGAAACGGGACAAACCATTATTTCAGGAATGGGAGAACTTCATTTGGAAATTTTGGTGGATCGTATGAAACGTGAATTTAATGTGGTGGCCAATATTGGTAAACCTCAAGTTGCCTACCGCGAAACCATTCGGAAGAAGGTGGAGCAAGAAGGCAAATACATCAAGCAATCAGGTGGCCGGGGTAACTATGGCCACGTTTGGATAAATGTGGAGCCCAATCAAACCGGTAAAGGCTATGAATTTGTCGATAAGATCAAGGGGGGGCGTATTCCAAAAGAATATATTCCCTCAGTTCAGAAGGGGCTTATCAATGCGCTTGACTCAGGTGTGATGGCAGGTTATCCCGTGGTTGATATCATTGTGACCTTGTTTGACGGAAGTTTCCACGAAGTGGACTCAAACGATATGGCTTTCCAAATTGCCGCTTCCATGGCCTTTAAAGAAGGATGCAAAAAAGCCAGCCCTGTCCTTCTTGAGCCCATTATGAAAATCGATGTTGTAACCCCAAAAGATTATATGGGGGATGTCATTGGCGACTTAAACCGTCGTCGTGGCCGTATTGAACAAGTTGAAGATAAGGGTGTGATTCAATACATTCACGGATTTGTCCCCTTGAGTGAAATGTTCGGTTATGCCACCACCATTCGTTCGCTTTCTCAGGGTCGGGCCTCCTATTCAATGGAGCCCAGTCATTATGAAGAAGTGCCGCGCAACCTCGCTGAAGAGCTGGTTGCTACGGCCAAAGCTTAA
- the rpsG gene encoding 30S ribosomal protein S7 encodes MPRKDLKAKDRRPGPGPDPIYKSVLISQMINKIIEGGKKSTAERIIYGALERIKGKSSEDPLATFNRAIENVRPLLEVRARRVGGATYQVPSEVKPERSIALAMRWILTFSRSKTGKPMKERLAEEILAASKKEGLSIKKREDTHKMAEANKAFAHYRW; translated from the coding sequence ATGCCACGAAAAGATTTAAAAGCCAAAGACCGCCGTCCAGGACCTGGTCCTGATCCAATCTATAAATCTGTTTTAATTTCTCAGATGATCAACAAGATCATTGAAGGTGGAAAAAAGTCAACCGCAGAACGAATCATTTACGGAGCACTTGAACGGATTAAAGGAAAATCGAGTGAAGACCCACTCGCAACCTTCAATCGTGCGATTGAAAATGTTCGTCCTCTCTTGGAAGTCAGAGCTCGTCGGGTGGGCGGAGCCACCTATCAGGTTCCCTCTGAAGTGAAACCAGAGCGCAGTATCGCTTTGGCCATGCGTTGGATTCTCACTTTCAGCCGCTCAAAAACCGGCAAGCCAATGAAAGAACGATTGGCGGAGGAAATTTTGGCAGCCAGCAAAAAAGAAGGACTTTCAATTAAAAAGCGTGAAGACACCCACAAAATGGCTGAAGCTAATAAGGCTTTTGCTCACTATCGCTGGTAA
- the rpsL gene encoding 30S ribosomal protein S12, protein MPTTSQLIRGIREAQTSKTKSPALENCPQRRGVCTQVKTTTPKKPNSALRKIARVKLTTGVEVTAYIPGVGHNLQEHSIVMIRGGRVKDLPGVRYHIIRGVLDSSGVTDRKQGRSKYGAKRPKAKETK, encoded by the coding sequence ATGCCAACAACAAGTCAACTTATTCGCGGTATCCGCGAGGCTCAAACCAGCAAAACAAAATCGCCTGCCTTGGAAAACTGTCCTCAGCGTCGCGGTGTTTGCACTCAAGTAAAAACCACCACACCCAAGAAACCCAATTCAGCGCTTCGTAAAATCGCACGGGTTAAGTTGACAACCGGCGTGGAAGTAACGGCCTATATCCCTGGGGTGGGGCATAATCTTCAGGAGCACTCCATCGTTATGATCCGTGGAGGCCGTGTTAAAGATCTTCCCGGCGTTCGATACCACATTATTAGAGGTGTGCTTGACTCATCTGGAGTAACTGACCGAAAACAAGGGCGTTCCAAATACGGAGCCAAGAGACCCAAAGCCAAGGAGACGAAGTAA